The Myxococcota bacterium genome contains a region encoding:
- a CDS encoding PqiC family protein: MRRSGIAAVTVIAWLASGCSVLAPQPDVSRYFVLTPVVETTAVGAGPATDGTRSTLAVGPVVLPAYLDRLQIVRRSGENQLVLSSTGVWGEPLERNVQGVVSANLARLLAGAEIVPYPSFTATGIDQQVSIAILRFDADEHDRVSLDARWTIQRPADKGPVDARESHIVLQAADGSTAAMVAAMSQAIGALSQEIAGKLR; the protein is encoded by the coding sequence ATGAGGCGCAGTGGCATCGCGGCTGTCACTGTGATTGCATGGCTTGCGAGCGGCTGCTCGGTCCTCGCACCGCAACCCGATGTCTCTCGGTACTTCGTGCTCACGCCCGTCGTCGAGACAACCGCCGTCGGAGCAGGTCCTGCCACGGACGGAACCCGGTCGACGCTCGCCGTCGGTCCCGTCGTCCTGCCCGCGTACCTGGACCGATTGCAGATCGTCCGTCGGAGTGGCGAGAACCAGCTCGTCCTCTCGTCGACCGGAGTATGGGGCGAGCCGCTCGAACGGAACGTGCAGGGCGTGGTGTCGGCGAATCTCGCCCGGCTCCTCGCAGGCGCCGAGATCGTTCCATACCCCTCGTTCACGGCGACCGGCATCGACCAGCAGGTCTCCATCGCCATCCTCCGCTTCGACGCAGACGAGCACGACAGAGTATCTCTGGACGCTCGCTGGACGATCCAGCGCCCCGCAGACAAGGGGCCGGTGGATGCGCGCGAGTCCCACATCGTGCTGCAAGCAGCGGATGGCTCCACCGCAGCCATGGTCGCGGCGATGAGTCAGGCCATCGGCGCGCTCAGCCAGGAGATCGCCGGCAAGCTTCGTTGA
- a CDS encoding MlaD family protein has protein sequence MSKRVSPTLIGAFVVGAVVLATVAVGVLGSGRFFRNVYPAVLFFEGDVNGLRVGAPVKFKGIQLGEVTSILLKLGSDTGLDSKAPLLIPVVIGLDQANIVAGGSTVRPDRETIADLVKRGMRGQLRTESFVTGVLYVELQMQPEAPAEFRAGPDVPYPEIPTIPTALEEVQAKAGAFMAKLDSLDIDGLVNSFKGAAESFNRLASSPGLQATLDGLPATVKKVDDAADQLHRTLVSVEGVSDGLQSDTVPRANEALVAARDTLQSVQALVKPGSPLVYELGRTLDQLAQAAASVNRLAAELERNPAMLVRGKAVKEGEP, from the coding sequence ATGAGCAAGCGAGTCAGTCCCACCCTGATCGGTGCCTTCGTCGTCGGCGCCGTCGTGCTCGCCACCGTCGCGGTGGGAGTCCTGGGCTCGGGGCGGTTCTTCCGGAACGTGTACCCGGCCGTCTTGTTCTTCGAGGGTGACGTCAATGGACTTCGCGTCGGCGCCCCGGTGAAGTTCAAGGGTATCCAGCTGGGCGAGGTGACGAGCATCCTGCTGAAGCTCGGAAGCGACACAGGGCTCGACAGCAAGGCGCCTCTTCTGATTCCGGTGGTCATCGGGCTCGACCAGGCCAACATCGTCGCCGGAGGCAGCACCGTGCGACCCGATCGGGAGACGATCGCGGACTTGGTCAAGCGCGGCATGCGGGGACAGCTCAGGACGGAGAGCTTCGTGACTGGAGTGCTTTACGTGGAGCTGCAGATGCAGCCGGAGGCGCCAGCCGAGTTCCGTGCCGGGCCGGACGTCCCGTACCCGGAGATTCCGACGATTCCCACGGCGCTCGAAGAGGTCCAGGCCAAGGCGGGCGCCTTCATGGCGAAGCTCGACAGCCTCGACATCGATGGGTTGGTCAACTCGTTCAAGGGGGCGGCTGAGAGCTTCAACCGGCTGGCGAGCTCGCCGGGCCTGCAGGCGACCCTGGACGGGCTTCCCGCTACCGTCAAAAAAGTCGACGACGCCGCGGACCAGCTCCACCGCACACTCGTGAGCGTCGAGGGCGTCTCCGACGGGCTGCAGTCCGACACGGTCCCGCGCGCCAACGAGGCGCTGGTCGCTGCGCGCGACACGCTGCAGAGCGTCCAGGCGCTCGTGAAGCCGGGCTCGCCGCTCGTCTACGAGCTCGGCCGAACGCTCGATCAGCTCGCTCAGGCGGCGGCGTCAGTGAATCGTCTGGCGGCGGAGCTGGAGCGCAATCCCGCGATGCTCGTGCGCGGCAAGGCCGTCAAGGAGGGGGAGCCATGA